One Halovivax ruber XH-70 genomic region harbors:
- a CDS encoding ferritin-like domain-containing protein: protein MSNEKYDIETATELSDNTPPNPSTSRRRVLAASAILGTATAGIVPMTSATGEDHGDDEADQEMDAQPPEAVENDFEDDIDLLNYARTLELLEAVFYQRGIENIGDEGFRQHFDGWGPIQDRVADRIRVVRNHEVTHAEVLGQTVSQLGGDPVPSPEFDFGSAVQDPGEFIATAALLEDIGVSAYAGAAPYIQNAALVPPALSIHSVEARHASFLRELNDELGFPTPFDQPRSRAEVLELASGFIVD, encoded by the coding sequence ATGTCAAACGAGAAGTACGACATCGAGACGGCCACGGAACTAAGCGACAACACACCACCGAACCCGTCTACGTCGCGGCGTCGCGTCCTCGCTGCGTCGGCGATCCTCGGTACCGCTACGGCAGGAATCGTGCCGATGACCTCGGCTACCGGCGAAGACCACGGGGACGACGAAGCGGACCAAGAGATGGATGCGCAGCCGCCGGAAGCTGTCGAGAACGATTTCGAGGACGATATCGACCTACTCAATTACGCCCGAACGCTCGAACTCCTCGAAGCGGTGTTCTACCAGCGTGGAATCGAGAACATCGGCGACGAGGGATTCAGACAACATTTCGATGGATGGGGGCCGATTCAAGATCGCGTCGCCGACCGGATCCGCGTGGTACGCAATCACGAAGTCACCCACGCGGAGGTACTCGGGCAGACGGTATCACAACTCGGCGGTGATCCAGTTCCGAGTCCCGAGTTCGATTTCGGATCGGCCGTCCAGGACCCCGGCGAGTTCATCGCCACGGCCGCCCTGCTCGAAGACATTGGCGTCTCCGCGTACGCCGGGGCCGCACCGTATATCCAGAACGCAGCACTCGTCCCGCCGGCGCTAAGCATTCACAGTGTCGAGGCGCGACACGCATCGTTCCTCCGGGAACTCAACGACGAACTGGGATTCCCGACGCCGTTCGACCAGCCGCGGTCCCGCGCTGAGGTGCTGGAACTGGCGAGCGGGTTCATCGTCGACTAA
- a CDS encoding helix-turn-helix domain-containing protein, whose product MATEATFTVPSDQFPLGTVFAQLPNVRITLERLIPAQDVVIPYFWVRGTEVDDIEGAFTEHPGVTEIQLVDSVEDEYLLRVEWALNYDDVLTVLGETEVPLIEVTGTDQQWTFEIRGDDRDDLAAFQQRCRELDIPITLTELHALTPVETATEAALTDTQQEALVLAHKRGYFESPREVTLEALGEELGISQQAVGSRLRGGIKHILGSTLSALAVRPQSDA is encoded by the coding sequence ATGGCTACCGAGGCGACGTTCACGGTTCCGTCGGACCAGTTCCCCCTGGGAACGGTGTTCGCCCAGTTGCCGAACGTACGGATAACGCTCGAGCGACTCATCCCCGCACAGGACGTGGTCATCCCCTACTTCTGGGTGCGTGGAACCGAAGTCGACGATATCGAGGGAGCTTTCACCGAGCATCCGGGCGTAACGGAGATTCAGCTCGTCGACTCTGTCGAGGACGAGTACCTGTTACGTGTCGAGTGGGCGCTGAACTACGACGATGTACTAACGGTACTGGGAGAGACGGAGGTACCACTGATCGAGGTCACCGGGACGGACCAGCAGTGGACGTTCGAGATCCGCGGTGATGATCGGGACGATCTCGCTGCCTTTCAACAACGGTGTCGAGAGTTGGACATCCCGATCACGTTGACAGAGTTGCACGCACTCACGCCGGTCGAAACGGCGACCGAAGCCGCCCTCACCGACACCCAGCAAGAGGCACTGGTACTCGCCCACAAACGCGGGTACTTCGAGTCTCCTCGCGAGGTCACGCTTGAAGCCCTCGGCGAGGAACTCGGCATCTCACAACAGGCCGTCGGCTCCCGCCTCCGAGGAGGGATCAAACACATCCTGGGGAGCACGCTCTCGGCCCTTGCAGTTCGCCCTCAGTCGGATGCATAA
- a CDS encoding DUF7344 domain-containing protein yields MSEEPVTIGTILDLCRDQYCRIAIRTLAEEQRSMTIDELSKVIFRDIYQTPITEASEDVLTDIRTSLYHAHLPKLAAKGHVTYDAERQLVEPTEQLTGVHSTLSTFLAGDSPAGIAD; encoded by the coding sequence ATGAGCGAGGAGCCGGTCACAATCGGTACCATACTCGACCTCTGTCGTGACCAGTACTGCCGAATCGCCATTCGGACGCTCGCAGAAGAACAGCGGTCGATGACGATCGACGAGCTTTCGAAGGTCATCTTCAGGGACATTTATCAAACCCCCATCACGGAGGCATCTGAGGACGTACTTACGGATATTCGCACTTCGTTGTACCACGCTCACCTGCCGAAGTTGGCCGCGAAGGGCCACGTGACCTACGACGCCGAGCGCCAACTCGTGGAACCGACCGAGCAATTGACTGGAGTGCACTCGACCCTGTCGACGTTCCTTGCTGGTGATTCTCCGGCCGGAATCGCCGATTGA
- the gcvPB gene encoding aminomethyl-transferring glycine dehydrogenase subunit GcvPB, producing the protein MSDDGGSAEIRHDQARWSTNGTYEPLLSEKDSTEIAVDADTAGLPDELTRDSVELPNLSESELSRHYTRLSQQTYGITSGPYPLGSCTMKYNPTFTEDVAALPGAAVHPDRSEGSTQGTLELLYRLQGYLARIGGMDAVTLQPPAGAAGEFVGIRVAAAYHEHNGEGHRDEVIVPESAHGTNFATAALGGYDVVSLPSDEHGRVDLDALEAALSENTAALMLTNPNTLGLFERDIETIAEMVHDVGGLLYYDGANLNALLGRARPGDMGFDVMHYNVHKTFATPHGGGGPGAGPVGVVAELAPFLPAPRVREADAESAAEPQEADSPDPTTDSTGTTYELFDPEHTIGHVHGFQGNWLVLVKAFAYIARLGDEGLADASAKAVLNANYLGSQIDYEIPYGPFHHEFVASAGEQDAADVAKRMLDYGVHPPTTKWPEIVSQALMTEPTEVETKSTLDQLAAAFNAVAEEDDATIEAAPNRTTAKRIDQTSAARNPRLSWQALDADDE; encoded by the coding sequence ATGAGTGACGATGGCGGGTCGGCCGAGATTCGCCACGACCAGGCTCGCTGGTCGACGAACGGGACGTACGAACCCCTGCTCTCGGAGAAGGACTCGACCGAGATCGCGGTGGACGCCGACACGGCGGGTCTTCCCGACGAACTGACTCGCGACTCGGTCGAACTGCCGAACCTGTCCGAATCGGAGCTCTCGCGTCACTACACGAGACTCTCCCAGCAGACCTACGGCATCACCAGCGGGCCGTACCCGCTCGGGTCCTGTACCATGAAGTACAACCCGACGTTCACCGAGGACGTCGCGGCGCTGCCGGGCGCGGCGGTACACCCCGACCGTTCGGAGGGGTCCACCCAGGGGACGCTGGAACTCCTGTACCGGCTGCAGGGCTACCTCGCTCGCATCGGCGGGATGGACGCCGTGACCCTCCAGCCACCCGCGGGGGCGGCCGGCGAGTTCGTCGGCATTCGCGTCGCCGCGGCCTACCACGAGCACAACGGCGAGGGCCACCGCGACGAGGTCATCGTTCCCGAGAGCGCCCACGGGACGAACTTCGCGACGGCGGCGCTGGGCGGGTACGACGTCGTCTCGCTGCCGAGCGACGAGCACGGCCGCGTCGATCTCGACGCGCTGGAGGCTGCTCTCTCGGAGAACACTGCCGCGCTCATGCTCACGAACCCGAACACGCTCGGACTCTTCGAGCGCGACATCGAGACGATCGCCGAGATGGTCCACGACGTCGGCGGACTGCTCTACTACGATGGGGCGAACTTAAACGCCCTCCTCGGGCGAGCCCGCCCCGGTGACATGGGCTTCGACGTGATGCACTACAACGTCCACAAGACGTTCGCGACGCCCCACGGCGGCGGCGGTCCCGGCGCCGGCCCTGTCGGCGTCGTCGCCGAACTGGCGCCGTTCTTGCCCGCACCGCGCGTGCGCGAAGCCGACGCGGAATCGGCTGCCGAACCGCAGGAAGCCGATTCCCCCGACCCGACGACCGACAGCACCGGCACGACCTACGAACTGTTCGACCCCGAGCACACCATCGGGCACGTCCACGGCTTCCAGGGCAACTGGCTCGTCCTGGTGAAAGCCTTCGCCTACATCGCCCGGCTCGGCGACGAGGGACTCGCGGACGCGAGCGCCAAGGCGGTGCTCAACGCGAACTATCTGGGTAGCCAGATCGACTACGAGATCCCCTACGGTCCCTTCCACCACGAGTTCGTCGCGAGTGCGGGCGAGCAGGACGCCGCCGACGTCGCCAAGCGGATGCTCGATTACGGCGTTCACCCGCCGACGACGAAGTGGCCCGAGATCGTCTCGCAGGCGCTCATGACCGAACCGACGGAGGTCGAGACCAAGTCCACGCTGGACCAGCTCGCCGCCGCGTTCAACGCGGTAGCCGAGGAGGACGACGCGACGATCGAGGCCGCGCCGAACCGAACGACGGCCAAGCGTATCGATCAGACGAGCGCCGCGCGGAACCCGCGGCTGTCCTGGCAGGCGCTCGACGCGGACGACGAGTAG
- the gcvPA gene encoding aminomethyl-transferring glycine dehydrogenase subunit GcvPA yields the protein MYGSRTTGSPYAPHTDTETAAMLDAVGVDSEEALFDIPAPVEFDGDFGIDARSERATRQLVESIFERNDDLVELLGRGHYGYYIPSLVDHLSDRSEFLTSYTQYQPEVSQGFLQALFEYQSMLVELTGLEVANCSMYDAATALGEAATLADRIRAVSGSVVLVPELLSENKRSTLGNYVAGTDLVVETFQMADGAADLDAIADRLDEDVVMLYVENPTVRGTIEPGLSTLGDLATDSDSLFVLGSDPVALSLLERPADVGADVVIGDASVLGLPTAYGMGLGLFATREDYLRQVPGRLVGASEDGDDRRAYTLTLQTREQHIRRERATSNICTNQAWVALRTAIHAAALGPDGLVDLATRDVTRARELADRVDDLPGVTAPVHDRHHMREFVARVDGAASTIAADLEDHGYAVHALGEDELQICVAGATDDQLDGFVDTLSEVVR from the coding sequence ATGTACGGATCACGCACGACGGGGAGTCCGTACGCTCCTCACACGGACACGGAGACGGCGGCCATGCTCGATGCGGTGGGGGTCGACTCGGAGGAGGCGCTCTTCGACATTCCGGCACCGGTGGAGTTCGACGGTGACTTCGGAATCGACGCCCGCTCGGAACGAGCAACACGCCAGCTGGTCGAATCGATTTTCGAACGAAACGACGACCTTGTCGAACTACTCGGTCGCGGCCACTACGGCTACTACATTCCCTCGCTGGTCGACCACCTCTCGGACCGCTCCGAGTTTCTCACCTCGTACACGCAGTACCAGCCGGAGGTCTCGCAGGGCTTCCTGCAGGCGCTCTTCGAGTACCAGTCGATGCTCGTCGAGTTGACTGGCCTCGAGGTCGCTAACTGCTCGATGTACGACGCCGCGACGGCGCTCGGCGAAGCGGCGACGCTCGCGGACCGAATTCGCGCTGTTTCGGGCTCGGTCGTCCTCGTTCCGGAACTGCTCTCGGAGAACAAGCGCTCGACGCTCGGCAACTACGTTGCGGGCACGGATCTCGTCGTCGAGACGTTCCAGATGGCCGACGGCGCGGCCGACCTCGACGCGATCGCCGATCGGCTGGACGAGGACGTCGTCATGCTATACGTCGAGAACCCGACCGTTCGCGGGACGATCGAACCCGGACTCTCGACACTCGGCGATCTCGCGACCGACTCGGATTCGCTATTCGTCCTCGGCTCCGACCCCGTTGCCCTCTCGCTGCTCGAACGACCGGCCGACGTCGGCGCCGACGTCGTGATCGGTGACGCGAGCGTCCTCGGGCTGCCGACCGCCTACGGAATGGGCCTCGGTCTCTTCGCCACGCGCGAGGACTACCTGCGTCAGGTTCCCGGCAGACTGGTGGGTGCGAGCGAAGACGGCGACGACCGTCGAGCCTACACGCTCACACTCCAGACGCGCGAACAGCACATCCGTCGCGAACGGGCGACGAGCAACATCTGCACGAACCAGGCCTGGGTGGCGCTGCGCACGGCGATCCACGCCGCGGCGCTCGGTCCGGACGGCCTGGTCGATCTGGCGACGCGCGACGTCACCAGGGCGCGCGAACTGGCCGACCGGGTCGACGACCTCCCCGGCGTCACGGCGCCGGTTCACGACCGCCATCACATGCGGGAGTTCGTCGCCCGTGTCGACGGGGCCGCATCGACGATCGCCGCCGACCTCGAGGACCACGGGTACGCGGTGCACGCCCTCGGCGAAGACGAACTCCAGATTTGCGTCGCGGGCGCGACGGACGACCAACTCGACGGGTTCGTCGACACCCTCTCGGAGGTGGTTCGATGA
- a CDS encoding AI-2E family transporter, with product MAATRDPPEWFTEQPGLTALALVSVFLALLVIVPYLQYVLFGVVLAYIAHPVQQRMERYVRPTIAALVVVVLTVVVLLLPLVYLLTVAFRQGVLVVEWIRDEQINVETIEQLLESNGYAVDLVELYEANQDRIASAIQQLTDGAIDLAGGLPNMFIGLTITTFVLFGLLRDGGRFVAWIQWVIPVDDEILADLQEGIDELMWASVIGNVAVAVIQAVMLGVGLWVAGVPAVIFLTVATFVLTLLPLIGAFGVWIPAAIYLLATGSTTAGLAMVVYGLFVTLSDSYYRPAIIGQTGGYNALIVIVGIFGGLVAFGAVGLFLGPVVLGATKLVLDSFARVRTGTEPPGAVGDDAEGPKPGSGATPSDDSAGDEPVDGTDPDSQESTDRTG from the coding sequence ATGGCTGCGACCCGCGACCCGCCGGAGTGGTTCACCGAACAACCCGGGTTGACCGCGCTTGCGCTGGTCAGCGTCTTTCTCGCACTGCTGGTGATCGTCCCGTATCTCCAGTACGTTCTCTTCGGCGTCGTCCTCGCGTACATCGCTCACCCGGTTCAGCAACGCATGGAGCGGTACGTTCGACCGACGATCGCGGCGCTCGTCGTCGTGGTCCTCACGGTCGTCGTCCTGTTGCTCCCGCTCGTGTATCTGCTGACGGTCGCGTTCAGACAGGGTGTCCTCGTCGTCGAGTGGATCAGAGACGAACAGATCAACGTCGAGACGATCGAACAACTGCTAGAGAGTAACGGCTACGCTGTCGACCTCGTGGAACTGTACGAGGCCAATCAGGACCGGATCGCCTCGGCGATCCAGCAACTGACCGACGGCGCGATCGACCTCGCAGGTGGCCTCCCGAATATGTTTATCGGGCTGACGATCACGACGTTCGTCCTGTTCGGCTTGCTTCGTGACGGCGGCCGCTTCGTCGCGTGGATCCAGTGGGTCATCCCCGTCGACGACGAGATCCTGGCCGACCTGCAGGAGGGGATCGACGAACTCATGTGGGCCTCGGTGATCGGCAACGTGGCGGTCGCGGTGATCCAGGCCGTCATGCTCGGCGTCGGCCTCTGGGTCGCGGGTGTTCCCGCCGTGATCTTCCTCACCGTCGCGACGTTCGTCCTAACGCTCCTGCCGCTCATCGGCGCCTTCGGGGTCTGGATTCCCGCGGCAATTTACCTCCTCGCGACCGGTAGTACGACGGCTGGGCTGGCGATGGTGGTTTACGGCCTGTTCGTCACCCTCTCGGACTCGTACTACCGTCCGGCCATCATCGGCCAGACCGGCGGCTACAACGCCCTCATCGTCATCGTCGGCATCTTCGGCGGCCTCGTCGCATTCGGCGCGGTCGGCCTCTTCCTCGGCCCTGTCGTTCTCGGGGCGACGAAGCTCGTCCTCGACAGTTTCGCCCGGGTCCGGACGGGGACGGAACCGCCGGGTGCGGTCGGCGACGATGCTGAGGGACCGAAACCGGGCTCGGGCGCCACTCCGTCTGACGATTCGGCTGGGGACGAACCGGTGGATGGCACTGACCCCGATTCCCAGGAATCGACGGATCGAACCGGTTGA